The Marinilongibacter aquaticus genome has a window encoding:
- a CDS encoding ABC transporter ATP-binding protein, translating to MIKTGNLQKVFTTDEVETTALNGIDLEIQDGEFVAIMGPSGCGKSTLLNILGLLDNPSEGSYDFYGTEVGGMNERQRATLRKGNIGFVFQSFNLIDELTVFENVELPLLYLKIPGAERKEKVETALKRMNMMHRRNHFPQQLSGGQQQRVAIARAVVAKPKLILADEPTGNLDSANGEDVMNLLQELNKEGTTIAMVTHSPYDASFAHRTVNLFDGKIVTENFHV from the coding sequence ATGATAAAAACCGGTAATCTTCAAAAAGTCTTCACCACAGATGAAGTGGAAACCACCGCCTTGAACGGCATAGACCTCGAAATACAAGACGGTGAATTTGTGGCAATTATGGGTCCATCGGGTTGCGGAAAGTCAACCTTGCTCAATATTCTGGGCCTTCTCGACAACCCATCTGAGGGATCATACGATTTCTACGGCACCGAGGTTGGCGGCATGAACGAAAGACAAAGGGCCACCTTACGAAAGGGCAACATCGGCTTCGTGTTTCAGAGCTTCAACCTTATAGACGAACTGACTGTTTTCGAAAACGTCGAGCTTCCGCTTTTGTACCTTAAAATACCCGGTGCCGAGCGAAAAGAAAAAGTAGAAACCGCCTTGAAGCGAATGAACATGATGCACCGCAGAAACCATTTTCCGCAACAGCTCAGTGGTGGACAACAGCAACGTGTAGCCATCGCCCGTGCAGTTGTGGCCAAGCCCAAGTTGATTTTGGCTGATGAACCTACCGGAAACTTGGACTCGGCCAACGGCGAAGACGTAATGAACTTGCTTCAAGAACTGAACAAAGAAGGGACCACAATTGCCATGGTGACCCACTCGCCCTACGATGCCAGCTTTGCCCACAGAACGGTCAACCTGTTTGACGGCAAGATCGTTACGGAGAACTTCCACGTCTAA
- a CDS encoding ABC transporter permease, which translates to MIRNYIKIAWRNLIKGKSFSVLNIAGLAIGMASAILIFLWIENEVSIDRHYPKGERIYQMYNRDKFGGELWVWNSTPKIMAPTLRKDYPEIEDAVRLSGTNFLFTVGDKKLNESGAFVDPSFFTVFDIAMLQGNDSTALNHTYNIALTEEFAQRLFGTKNALGQTVKIDSMDIFTVSAVLKKRPNNSRFQADYYLPWSYMKKLDWDDEWWGNNSVNTYALLKPHASLETFNSKVRTITIDHTKESSQSNTEVFGYPIGQVYLYGKNENGHLVGGRIVTVKMFAAIALSILLIACINFMNLSTARSEKRAKEVGIRKVSGAEKRSIMAQFIAESTLISLIAGTLAILLVQLVMPSFNRLVNKELFLPFREISFWLQWISFILFTGLLAGSYPAFFLSSFNPVKVLKGSFRALNASVNPRKVLVVLQFSFAIILIISTIVIQRQIQHAQKRELGYEKDNLIYIHMQGEIGKHYEALKQSLLSSNAVSAITKSMSPITQRYSDGWGYSWPGSTEEDKKLDFVRFSTDTDFMKVMGTQLVAGRDIDIVKFPSDSSAILLNETAVSKMRLDKPIGQVISNGEEKLTVVGVIKDFIFESPYEPVNPLLVMGPSSWFNVIHVRLNPNLSTSQSLQAIQKTFEQFNPNYPFEYHFVDEEYAKKFDDTKRTARLSMLFTALTILISCLGLFGLSAYMAANRIKEIGVRKVLGASVGSISLLLSKDFLKLVGIAFLIASPIAWYIMHKWLENYTYKIEIEWWVFAATGFISITIAIITVVSQSIRAAMANPINSLKTDN; encoded by the coding sequence ATGATCAGGAATTACATTAAAATAGCTTGGAGAAACCTCATTAAAGGCAAATCCTTTTCGGTGCTCAACATCGCAGGTTTGGCCATTGGCATGGCTTCAGCCATTTTGATTTTCCTGTGGATTGAAAACGAAGTAAGCATAGATAGACACTACCCGAAGGGAGAACGCATTTACCAAATGTACAACCGCGACAAATTTGGTGGTGAGCTCTGGGTTTGGAACTCGACACCAAAAATCATGGCTCCAACGCTTCGCAAAGACTATCCAGAAATTGAAGACGCAGTACGCCTCTCGGGCACAAACTTTCTCTTCACGGTAGGCGACAAAAAGCTCAACGAATCTGGAGCTTTCGTAGACCCCTCTTTCTTCACGGTCTTCGATATCGCTATGCTTCAGGGCAACGACAGCACCGCCTTAAATCATACTTACAATATTGCACTTACCGAAGAGTTTGCACAAAGGCTTTTCGGTACAAAAAACGCCTTGGGCCAAACGGTTAAAATCGACAGCATGGATATTTTCACTGTTTCCGCAGTGCTCAAAAAACGTCCGAACAACAGTCGCTTTCAGGCCGATTATTACTTGCCCTGGTCGTACATGAAAAAACTCGATTGGGACGATGAATGGTGGGGAAACAATTCGGTGAATACCTACGCCCTATTGAAGCCGCACGCCTCGCTAGAGACCTTCAACAGCAAAGTACGCACGATCACGATAGACCACACCAAAGAAAGCAGCCAATCTAACACCGAGGTTTTCGGCTATCCCATCGGGCAAGTATACCTCTATGGCAAAAATGAAAATGGCCATTTGGTTGGCGGTAGAATTGTAACCGTTAAAATGTTTGCGGCAATCGCCCTTTCGATTTTGCTCATTGCCTGCATCAACTTCATGAACCTGAGCACGGCCCGAAGTGAAAAGCGAGCCAAAGAAGTGGGGATAAGAAAAGTATCGGGTGCCGAAAAACGGTCGATAATGGCTCAATTCATTGCCGAAAGCACGCTCATTTCCCTTATTGCTGGCACGCTGGCGATTCTTTTGGTCCAATTGGTGATGCCCTCTTTCAATAGGTTGGTAAACAAGGAGCTTTTTCTGCCCTTTCGCGAAATAAGCTTTTGGCTTCAATGGATCAGCTTTATTCTTTTCACGGGCCTTTTGGCCGGAAGTTATCCCGCCTTTTTCCTGTCTTCATTCAACCCCGTAAAAGTCTTGAAAGGCTCTTTCAGAGCCCTCAATGCCAGTGTAAATCCGCGGAAAGTATTGGTTGTTTTACAATTCAGTTTTGCCATTATACTCATCATTTCCACCATTGTAATCCAAAGACAAATTCAACACGCACAGAAAAGAGAATTGGGTTATGAAAAAGACAACCTGATTTACATTCACATGCAGGGTGAAATTGGCAAACACTACGAAGCCCTGAAACAATCCTTGTTGTCCAGCAATGCGGTTTCGGCCATAACCAAATCCATGAGCCCGATCACCCAACGCTACAGCGACGGCTGGGGCTATTCATGGCCGGGCAGTACGGAAGAGGACAAAAAACTCGACTTCGTCCGCTTCAGCACAGATACCGATTTTATGAAAGTGATGGGCACCCAACTGGTGGCGGGGCGTGATATCGATATTGTAAAATTCCCCAGTGACTCTTCGGCGATTCTTTTGAATGAAACCGCGGTAAGCAAAATGCGACTGGACAAGCCCATCGGACAGGTCATCTCGAATGGCGAGGAAAAGCTGACGGTAGTCGGTGTGATCAAAGACTTTATTTTCGAATCGCCCTACGAACCTGTGAATCCCTTGTTGGTAATGGGTCCATCCTCTTGGTTCAATGTGATCCATGTACGGTTGAACCCCAATCTATCCACTTCGCAAAGCCTTCAAGCGATCCAAAAAACCTTTGAACAATTCAATCCGAATTACCCCTTTGAGTATCATTTTGTGGATGAAGAATATGCCAAGAAATTTGACGACACCAAACGGACCGCCCGTTTGTCTATGCTCTTCACCGCACTCACGATCCTCATTTCTTGTTTGGGCCTATTTGGTTTATCGGCCTATATGGCTGCAAATCGCATCAAAGAAATTGGTGTGCGAAAAGTGCTCGGAGCAAGTGTGGGCAGCATTTCCTTATTGCTCTCCAAAGACTTTCTAAAGCTCGTGGGCATTGCCTTTCTCATTGCAAGCCCGATTGCTTGGTATATCATGCACAAGTGGCTTGAAAACTATACTTACAAAATCGAGATCGAATGGTGGGTATTTGCTGCCACCGGATTCATTTCCATAACAATCGCAATTATCACCGTCGTGTCGCAGTCCATTCGGGCAGCCATGGCCAACCCAATAAACAGCCTAAAAACAGACAATTAA
- a CDS encoding ABC transporter permease, whose amino-acid sequence MIRNYIKIAWRNVLRQPGYSFINIFGLSLGMAVAILIGLWVSSETNHDNYFKDKDQIAQMFQSQTFNGEVSTGPAIPRPLEMVLRKDYNDYFKRIVMSSWQQPRNFKAGDVIISKEGQFMQPGAVEMFNFDIIKGSKKPLDDINGIMLSESFAEALFGKEDPIGKPVKINNEYDLKVTAVYRDIPDNNSLNEADFIATWEHYINNQEWIKNAVDQWGNNSFQLFLQVADGQTISKVSDIIADAKKKNAGEDFQPYNPTLFLFPMSDWYLRSNFENGVQQGGRIQYVWLFAIIGIFVLLLACINFMNLSTARSEKRSKEVGIRKSIGSIRLQLINQFLSESFLIVLLAFVFAILLVLILLTPFNTLADKHIAFPWSNGTFWLISLAFTLFTALLSGCYPALYLSSFEPVKVLKGTFKAGKFAAIPRKALVIVQFTVSVALSIGTLLVFLQIQYSKNRPVGYDREGMVQVPVMSPEFIGKYAYMRNLLLNSGAVMEMSSSSSPTTQVWSNRSGFTWEGKPEGFQEDFAWTNVSYDFAKSLNMKIVAGRDFSREFASDSNAVLINETAAKYMGIENPVGLLLRDPDPENTDPPLKIVGMVQDLVVQSPYEPVKQALYVFDKDENFSYYNLRLNPQKSAQECISTIKGIFNTHFPNFPFDYQFIDQEYAKKFASEERIGKLAGAFTILAIIISCLGLFGLASFTAEQRTKEIGVRKVLGASVVNLWALLSKEFLILGIIALFLAIPLAWYFMADWLQRFKYHTPISPWVFVTASLATLIIILVTVSFQAIKAAVMNPVKTLRSE is encoded by the coding sequence ATGATACGCAATTACATCAAAATAGCATGGAGGAATGTCCTGAGGCAGCCCGGCTACTCTTTCATCAATATTTTTGGCCTCTCGCTGGGCATGGCCGTAGCCATTCTCATTGGCTTGTGGGTTTCGAGCGAAACCAACCACGACAACTATTTCAAAGACAAAGACCAAATAGCCCAAATGTTCCAGTCGCAAACCTTCAACGGAGAAGTAAGCACGGGTCCGGCCATTCCACGGCCCTTGGAAATGGTTTTGCGGAAAGACTACAACGATTACTTCAAGCGTATCGTGATGTCATCGTGGCAGCAGCCGCGAAACTTCAAAGCGGGCGATGTGATCATAAGCAAAGAAGGGCAATTCATGCAGCCGGGTGCGGTCGAGATGTTCAATTTTGATATCATCAAGGGCAGCAAAAAACCTTTGGACGACATCAACGGCATTATGCTTTCCGAATCTTTTGCCGAAGCTCTTTTCGGTAAAGAAGACCCCATCGGGAAACCCGTAAAAATAAACAACGAATACGATTTGAAAGTAACGGCTGTTTACCGAGATATACCCGACAACAACAGCCTGAACGAAGCCGATTTCATTGCCACTTGGGAGCATTATATAAACAACCAAGAATGGATAAAAAATGCTGTAGATCAGTGGGGAAACAATTCTTTCCAACTCTTTTTGCAAGTCGCTGACGGACAAACCATTTCGAAGGTTTCGGATATCATTGCCGATGCGAAAAAGAAAAATGCGGGTGAAGATTTCCAACCCTACAACCCCACACTTTTCTTATTCCCGATGAGCGACTGGTACCTGCGTTCCAATTTCGAAAACGGCGTACAGCAAGGTGGCCGCATTCAGTACGTTTGGCTCTTTGCCATTATCGGCATTTTTGTTTTGCTATTGGCCTGCATCAATTTCATGAACTTGAGTACGGCCCGCTCGGAAAAACGCTCGAAAGAAGTGGGCATTCGCAAATCCATTGGCTCGATCCGCTTGCAGCTCATCAACCAATTTCTAAGCGAATCATTTCTTATCGTGCTTCTGGCCTTTGTATTCGCTATCCTTTTGGTGCTTATTTTATTGACGCCTTTCAACACCTTGGCCGACAAGCACATTGCTTTCCCTTGGAGCAACGGCACATTCTGGTTGATTTCGCTCGCCTTCACTTTGTTTACTGCACTTTTGTCGGGTTGTTACCCTGCTTTATACCTGTCTTCTTTCGAGCCAGTCAAGGTTTTGAAAGGCACCTTTAAAGCCGGAAAATTCGCTGCAATTCCTCGAAAAGCCTTGGTTATTGTACAATTTACAGTTTCGGTTGCTCTTTCCATCGGCACGCTTCTGGTCTTTCTTCAGATTCAATACAGCAAAAACCGCCCTGTGGGATATGATCGCGAGGGGATGGTGCAAGTGCCTGTAATGAGCCCGGAATTCATTGGCAAATACGCATATATGCGAAACCTATTGCTGAACTCGGGAGCAGTAATGGAGATGTCTTCTTCCAGCAGCCCGACCACGCAAGTCTGGTCGAACCGCTCAGGGTTTACCTGGGAAGGCAAACCCGAAGGCTTTCAGGAAGATTTTGCCTGGACCAACGTGTCGTACGATTTTGCCAAATCGCTGAACATGAAAATTGTTGCCGGCCGCGACTTCTCCCGCGAATTTGCCTCAGACTCAAACGCCGTATTGATCAACGAAACGGCAGCCAAATACATGGGTATCGAAAACCCCGTCGGACTTTTGTTGCGTGATCCCGATCCTGAAAACACCGACCCTCCACTGAAAATTGTGGGCATGGTGCAAGACCTTGTGGTGCAGTCTCCCTACGAACCTGTGAAACAGGCCTTGTATGTATTCGATAAAGACGAAAATTTCAGTTATTATAATTTGCGTCTCAATCCCCAAAAAAGTGCTCAGGAGTGCATAAGTACTATCAAAGGCATTTTCAATACGCATTTTCCAAACTTTCCTTTCGACTACCAATTCATCGATCAAGAGTATGCCAAGAAATTTGCTTCGGAAGAACGCATCGGCAAATTGGCCGGAGCATTCACCATTCTGGCGATCATTATCAGTTGCTTGGGCTTGTTTGGCTTGGCCTCGTTTACCGCGGAACAGCGTACCAAAGAAATTGGTGTTCGCAAAGTGCTGGGGGCATCGGTGGTCAATCTTTGGGCCCTGCTTTCTAAAGAGTTTTTGATCCTCGGCATCATCGCCCTGTTTTTGGCCATTCCATTGGCTTGGTATTTCATGGCCGATTGGCTCCAAAGGTTTAAGTACCATACGCCGATTTCGCCTTGGGTGTTTGTGACAGCCTCTTTGGCTACGCTTATCATTATCCTTGTCACGGTAAGTTTCCAAGCGATAAAGGCTGCGGTGATGAATCCTGTGAAAACATTAAGAAGCGAATAA
- a CDS encoding ABC transporter permease, translating to MLRNYLKIAWRSFHRDKFFTSINLISLASGLAIALFIVQYVRFELSYEKSYEKSDRLVRITTDILNGDAVVSQDCETYPPMAALLKDQLPEVTNSMRFYQIGEPFFDLKIDQSEYRIEKVYATDPSFFDMFDQDFIAGQKEDIFSAAREVVLTKSMAQKYFNAVDVVGKTIEAVGPNGNVPLVIKAVVEDNPLNTHLKFNMLLSYATLLADMGETEDNWNGNNTLTYLELEKNANYEGFLTGLEGFNASLHKQGLAKKERFIAQPVTDIHLYSHKGFETEPNGDATSVYLLLGVAFMVIISALVNYVNLVTSKSLDRAKEIGLRKVVGSTGRQIRQQVFLESLLTNLISAALALLLVFLLKDIFIHTAGLPEHFNLFSGSFFWFSLVGFLCLSVFISGTYPSVVLSSFKPVTVLKGNFSRSTKGALLRKGLVVFQFSVTIILLIQAFVVNRQLSFLRNADLGLKTDHILVVKGPTGEANKDRSAMFRQSLLKHPKVESVAISGSVPGDDVSTLSTTTGILLANTDDQEKGHFNYYINRIDESYFDLMDIKLLAGENYKPTSPVAFESGDQYEVIVNEKALDLWQIPSPNEAVGQYVRFWGNKWLIKGVVKDYNQFSPKTPQVPMVHLFSKSLQDSDISVKFSSGNAADQLALIKTEFERFFPYKPFDYFFLDKKYDQQFKAEERFEKVFGAITVFAILIACLGLLGLATFTVAKRTKEIGIRKSIGASTANVLVLLSSDFLKTATLSLFIGIPIAFFLIKSWLTNFSSHIEITWWLFALPALLVLFLVLISISGKTISTALMNPVKSLRSE from the coding sequence ATGCTTAGAAATTATCTGAAAATCGCCTGGAGGAGCTTTCACCGAGATAAGTTCTTTACGAGCATCAATCTAATCAGTCTGGCTTCCGGACTGGCCATCGCCCTGTTTATTGTGCAATATGTTCGCTTCGAACTGAGCTATGAAAAATCGTACGAAAAATCCGACCGCCTAGTCCGCATTACCACAGATATACTGAACGGAGATGCAGTTGTTTCTCAGGATTGTGAAACCTATCCGCCTATGGCCGCATTACTGAAAGATCAGCTGCCCGAAGTGACTAACAGTATGCGGTTTTACCAGATTGGAGAACCCTTTTTTGATCTCAAAATAGATCAATCCGAATACCGAATTGAAAAAGTATATGCCACCGATCCATCCTTTTTTGATATGTTCGATCAAGATTTCATCGCCGGACAAAAGGAAGATATTTTCTCGGCTGCCAGAGAGGTGGTTTTGACCAAAAGTATGGCTCAAAAATACTTCAACGCTGTCGATGTTGTGGGCAAAACCATCGAGGCAGTAGGCCCAAATGGAAATGTGCCCTTGGTAATAAAAGCTGTGGTGGAAGACAACCCATTGAACACGCATTTGAAATTCAATATGCTTCTTTCCTATGCTACTTTGCTCGCAGACATGGGCGAAACCGAAGACAACTGGAACGGGAACAACACACTAACCTATCTGGAACTTGAGAAAAACGCCAATTATGAAGGCTTTTTGACGGGTTTGGAAGGCTTCAATGCTTCGCTTCACAAACAGGGATTGGCCAAAAAAGAACGGTTCATCGCCCAACCAGTCACCGATATCCACCTCTATTCGCACAAGGGTTTCGAAACTGAGCCCAACGGCGACGCCACTTCGGTTTATCTTTTGTTGGGAGTTGCCTTCATGGTCATCATCAGTGCTTTGGTGAACTACGTAAACTTGGTCACTTCCAAATCTTTGGACAGGGCGAAGGAAATTGGCTTGAGAAAAGTGGTTGGCTCTACCGGCCGTCAAATTCGCCAACAAGTATTTCTCGAATCCCTGCTCACCAATTTGATCTCGGCCGCATTGGCCTTGCTGCTGGTTTTCCTTTTAAAAGACATTTTCATTCATACCGCTGGGCTCCCAGAGCATTTCAATCTCTTTTCCGGCTCCTTTTTCTGGTTTAGCCTAGTAGGCTTCTTATGCTTAAGCGTATTTATTTCAGGCACTTACCCTTCCGTTGTACTTTCTTCCTTCAAACCGGTTACTGTACTAAAAGGAAATTTTTCTCGCTCTACAAAAGGAGCTTTGCTCCGAAAAGGTTTGGTGGTGTTCCAGTTCAGCGTAACGATCATTTTGCTCATTCAGGCTTTTGTGGTGAACCGCCAGCTGAGTTTCTTGAGAAATGCCGATTTGGGCTTAAAAACAGATCACATACTTGTGGTAAAAGGCCCTACTGGAGAAGCAAACAAAGACCGTTCTGCGATGTTCAGGCAGTCTCTCCTCAAGCATCCAAAGGTAGAATCTGTTGCCATTTCTGGAAGTGTACCCGGCGACGATGTCTCAACCTTGAGCACCACTACTGGTATTTTGTTGGCCAATACAGACGATCAGGAGAAAGGCCATTTCAATTATTACATCAACAGGATCGACGAATCGTATTTCGACCTTATGGACATCAAATTACTGGCCGGAGAGAACTATAAACCAACCAGCCCAGTAGCCTTCGAAAGTGGAGATCAATATGAGGTTATCGTAAATGAGAAAGCCTTGGATTTGTGGCAAATACCCTCGCCCAATGAAGCCGTGGGGCAATATGTGAGGTTCTGGGGAAACAAATGGCTGATTAAGGGAGTCGTCAAAGATTACAACCAATTTTCGCCGAAAACTCCACAAGTGCCCATGGTTCATTTATTCTCTAAAAGCCTTCAGGATTCGGATATAAGTGTAAAGTTCTCATCGGGCAATGCAGCCGATCAACTGGCCTTGATCAAAACAGAATTTGAAAGGTTTTTCCCTTACAAACCCTTTGATTATTTCTTTCTCGACAAAAAGTACGATCAGCAATTCAAGGCTGAAGAGCGTTTCGAAAAAGTATTTGGTGCGATAACGGTCTTTGCTATCCTGATTGCCTGTTTGGGCTTGCTCGGGCTAGCCACATTTACGGTAGCCAAACGCACCAAGGAGATTGGCATCAGAAAAAGCATCGGAGCAAGCACGGCCAATGTGCTGGTTTTGCTTTCGAGCGATTTTCTTAAAACGGCCACGCTGTCCCTATTTATTGGCATTCCGATCGCCTTTTTCTTGATCAAGAGCTGGCTGACCAATTTCAGCAGCCATATTGAAATAACATGGTGGCTATTTGCCCTGCCCGCTCTCCTTGTTTTGTTTTTGGTCTTGATTTCGATCAGCGGAAAAACGATTTCCACCGCTTTGATGAATCCCGTGAAAAGCTTAAGAAGTGAATGA
- a CDS encoding ABC transporter permease, with protein sequence MLRNYLKIAWRSLLKNKGFSFINIGGLAVGMAVAMMISLWINYEFSFGNEHENKDQIFNVVTNGIDSNTGNKFTTQSTPMPLYTELKKEIPEIKHAAITNRPRKDGLMAGEVKLTKTGVDVSEDFFQIFKFPFIEGDRNTALSDPNSIVLTQSTAKSLFGDTNALNKTVRWNNTQNLKVSGILKDIPQSTFFGDLEYFIPFSNFENRESYVQYIKDSWSSYDPITYVELIPNASREKVLPKIKNMLQQHNNSTQNELGMHAMAEWRLYNVFDNWKASGGRIEYVKMFAFIALLVLLLACINFTNLSTAKSEQRAREIGVRKAMGSERKQIMTQFMAESFLMSSFSILFSLILLIPFISAFNTILDTHVKFPVSNPSFWGIVLATSFLTGFLSGAYPAFYLSSFSSLKALKAKFYFNNSLISPRKVLVMLQFVASIILIIGTMVVYQQIEFTRSRPKGYNADKVIMVNAKGDLAKNYNAIRNELMDTGLIENVTKASNAISNTLSNTVIDDFPGQVGDEKMSLVTVATGGNYFKTLKINLLEGRDFNALDFEVDKDKVILNEAAIERMNIQDPIGKYIRDWYGVRREIIGVVANSIMESPFEKVRAAQFICDPNWVGVIMFRVKENTMTSKALDEVGPIFTKFNPSMPFEYSFADEEYGKKFQMEVMVGKLATFFAVLAIFISCLGLLGLIGFMAQKRTREIGIRKVLGASVQSLWRLLSREFVVLVLLASLVASPIAWYLMNRWLQNYTYHTEIGWWIFVAAAFATLTITLLTVSYQSIKTALMNPVKSLRSE encoded by the coding sequence ATGCTTAGAAATTACTTAAAAATCGCTTGGAGAAGCTTGTTGAAAAACAAAGGATTCTCATTTATAAATATCGGAGGCTTGGCCGTGGGAATGGCCGTAGCCATGATGATTAGCCTATGGATTAACTACGAGTTTAGTTTTGGAAACGAACATGAAAACAAAGACCAGATTTTCAATGTTGTCACCAATGGAATCGACTCCAATACTGGAAACAAATTCACCACGCAGTCGACTCCCATGCCGCTTTATACCGAGCTAAAAAAAGAGATCCCCGAGATAAAGCATGCGGCCATTACCAACCGCCCGAGAAAAGACGGACTCATGGCCGGCGAAGTAAAATTAACAAAAACAGGAGTCGACGTTTCAGAAGATTTTTTCCAGATTTTTAAATTCCCCTTTATAGAAGGCGACCGCAACACCGCACTTTCAGACCCCAATTCCATTGTGCTCACCCAGAGCACCGCGAAAAGCCTTTTCGGAGATACCAATGCTCTGAACAAGACGGTCAGGTGGAACAACACCCAAAACCTCAAGGTTTCTGGCATTTTGAAAGACATCCCCCAAAGTACCTTTTTTGGCGATCTGGAATACTTTATCCCCTTCAGCAATTTCGAAAATCGGGAAAGTTATGTACAGTATATCAAAGACAGCTGGAGCAGCTATGATCCAATCACCTATGTAGAGCTTATCCCAAATGCTTCTAGAGAAAAAGTACTTCCCAAAATCAAAAACATGCTTCAACAGCATAACAATTCAACCCAAAACGAGTTGGGAATGCACGCCATGGCCGAGTGGCGTTTATACAATGTTTTTGACAATTGGAAAGCCTCTGGAGGACGCATTGAATATGTGAAGATGTTTGCCTTCATTGCTTTGCTCGTACTTCTTCTGGCCTGTATTAATTTCACCAATCTGAGCACCGCCAAAAGCGAACAACGAGCCCGCGAGATAGGCGTACGCAAAGCCATGGGGTCCGAACGCAAACAAATTATGACCCAGTTCATGGCCGAATCTTTCCTGATGTCGAGCTTTTCCATACTCTTTTCCTTAATCCTGCTCATACCCTTTATTTCAGCCTTTAACACCATTCTGGATACGCATGTCAAATTTCCCGTCTCAAACCCTTCATTCTGGGGAATCGTATTGGCGACCTCTTTTCTAACTGGTTTTCTATCAGGAGCATACCCCGCGTTTTATCTTTCTTCCTTTTCAAGCCTAAAAGCTTTAAAAGCTAAATTTTATTTTAACAATTCTCTTATTTCTCCAAGAAAAGTGCTGGTGATGTTGCAGTTCGTTGCTTCCATTATTCTGATTATCGGCACCATGGTGGTATACCAACAAATCGAATTTACCAGAAGCCGTCCGAAAGGCTACAATGCCGATAAAGTAATCATGGTAAATGCAAAAGGCGATCTGGCCAAAAACTACAATGCTATACGCAATGAGTTGATGGATACAGGCCTGATCGAAAATGTAACAAAGGCGTCCAATGCCATCAGCAACACCCTTTCAAACACAGTGATTGATGACTTTCCAGGGCAAGTTGGCGATGAAAAAATGAGTTTGGTCACGGTAGCTACAGGCGGCAATTATTTCAAAACCCTGAAAATAAACCTTTTAGAAGGGCGGGACTTTAACGCACTTGATTTTGAGGTGGATAAAGACAAAGTTATCCTAAATGAGGCCGCCATAGAACGCATGAATATCCAAGATCCCATTGGCAAATACATTCGTGACTGGTACGGCGTAAGGCGTGAAATTATTGGAGTTGTGGCAAACTCCATTATGGAAAGCCCCTTTGAAAAAGTGCGGGCGGCCCAGTTTATCTGTGATCCAAACTGGGTTGGGGTAATCATGTTCCGCGTAAAAGAAAACACAATGACCTCAAAAGCACTCGACGAGGTTGGGCCAATCTTTACAAAATTCAACCCATCAATGCCCTTTGAATACAGCTTCGCCGATGAGGAATACGGCAAGAAATTCCAGATGGAGGTGATGGTCGGCAAACTCGCTACATTTTTTGCGGTACTGGCCATTTTCATTTCCTGTTTGGGCTTGTTAGGCCTAATCGGCTTCATGGCTCAAAAACGCACCCGAGAAATTGGCATTCGCAAAGTACTGGGAGCTTCTGTTCAAAGTCTTTGGCGGCTGTTGTCACGAGAGTTCGTGGTCTTGGTTCTTTTGGCCAGCCTAGTTGCCTCTCCAATTGCTTGGTATTTGATGAACCGCTGGTTACAAAATTACACTTACCACACAGAAATTGGATGGTGGATTTTTGTAGCCGCAGCCTTTGCAACACTGACTATCACCTTATTGACAGTCAGTTACCAAAGCATAAAAACCGCTTTGATGAACCCCGTGAAAAGCTTAAGAAGTGAATGA